In the genome of Monodelphis domestica isolate mMonDom1 chromosome 2, mMonDom1.pri, whole genome shotgun sequence, one region contains:
- the C2H1orf54 gene encoding uncharacterized protein C1orf54 homolog, whose protein sequence is MDILLVVIASVPLILGQEYEEEPEYEEIYEDYQVVYYTVTPYYDEVTINFTLDYFQFEEEDRINSKKETITEAGDPKVNLEEEGPDNGTEKTTEETSTLSTTPKERLYTKNWDQEGKEDGHKEREGPTKEESSVLNVAVPTLQHHLPFLLSWVLLRWILLL, encoded by the exons ATGGATATTCTTCTTGTAGTCATAGCTTCTGTGCCGCTCATCCTGG GACAAGAATATGAAGAAGAACCAGAATATGaagaaatatatgaagattatcAGGTGGTCTATTATACGGTCACTCCGTATTATG atGAGGTGACAATCAACTTTACCCTTGACTACTTCCAGTTTGAGGAAGAGGATAGAATT AACAGTAAGAAAGAGACTATAACTGAAGCTGGAGACCCGAAGGTTAACCTTGAGGAAGAAGGCCCAGACAATGGCACAGAGAAGACAACAGAAGAA accagtactctgtccactacACCAAAGGAAAGATTATATACGAAGAACTGGgaccaagaaggaaaagaagatggccacaaagaaagagaagggccTACTAAAGAG GAGTCTTCAGTTCTGAATGTTGCTGTGCCCACTCTGCAGCATCACCTTCCATTCCTTCTGTCCTGGGTTCTTCTGAGATGGATATTGCTACTTTAG
- the CIART gene encoding circadian-associated transcriptional repressor: MESPSSISFYSSSSLSSSSSPSGIDSALSDFGFPSDSEGESRGVHGPRSEAGWQRGSHRLGPLRRCRRPLSSTGPQAAACLQGSDLASPMPVSGMKRSRDNEEETCHNIQNPRTEGDRLFAQKCKELQGFIRPLTDLLNGLKMGRYERGLSSFQQSVAMDRIQRIVGVLQKPEMGERYLGTLLQVEGMLKTWFPHVASQRATPGDGKHRLLSKRLASSQANPTGPSADLARKNLNQIQLRHLDQGKEKLHSQEQELPQLLPEWPAMNLTWIHTTPICNPPLSSLGSAAFSHGLLGPGASFGFILFLQHGAQSFARSAPTTPVPYSAVSSVVCDGPKNISEEEPRCYSLPVSLSSTPLTSERSHSLSSPCLPTVTREKTPRMDEKQALHFC, from the exons ATGGAATCGCCATCTAGTATTTCCTTctactcctcttcctccctctcttcttcctcttccccctccggGATAGACAGTGCCCTCAGTGACTTTGGCTTTCCCTCTGACAGTGAGGGGGAGAGCAGGGGGGTTCATGGGCCCAGGTCAGAGGCTGGTTGGCAGAGAGGAAGTCACCGGCTGGGCCCTCTTCGACGTTGCCGGCGCCCCCTGAGTTCCACTGGTCCTCAGGCTGCTGCTTGCCTGCAAGGATCTGACTTGGCTTCTCCCATGCCTGTGTCGGGAATGAAAAGATCAAGAGACAATGAGGAGGAGACCTGTCATAACATCCAAAACCCTAGAACAGAGGGAGATCGGCTCTTTGCTCAGAag TGTAAAGAACTTCAAGGATTCATTCGCCCCCTCACAGACCTGTTGAATGGGCTAAAGATGGGCCGCTATGAGAGAG GATTAAGCAGTTTTCAACAAAGTGTGGCCATGGACAGGATTCAGCGAATAGTAGGGGTCCTACAGAAACCTGAGATGGG TGAGCGTTATCTAGGGACCTTGCTACAAGTAGAGGGTATGTTGAAGACCTGGTTCCCTCATGTTGCCTCTCAGAGGGCAACTCCAGGGGATGGGAAGCACAGGCTTCTCTCCAAG CGTTTGGCCAGCAGCCAGGCTAACCCAACTGGTCCCTCAGCTGATCTTGCCAGAAAGAATTTGAACCAGATTCAGCTAAGACATCTagatcaaggaaaagagaagttGCATTCTCAAGAACAAGAGTTGCCCCAACTCCTCCCAGAATGGCCAGCCATGAACTTGACATGGATCCACACGACCCCTATTTGCAATCCACCTCTCAGTTCACTTGGCTCAGCAGCCTTCAGTCATGGTCTTTTGGGTCCTGGAGCAAGCTTTGGGTTTATCCTCTTCCTTCAGCATGGAGCACAATCTTTTGCACGTTCAGCACCCACCACTCCTGTCCCCTATTCTGCAGTGTCTTCTGTTGTCTGTGATGGTCCAAAGAACATCTCTGAAGAAGAGCCTCGCTGCTACAGTTTGCCAGTTTCTCTATCATCAACTCCACTGACCTCAGAGAGGAGCCATTCCCTGTCCTCACCCTGTTTACCCACTGTGACCAGAGAGAAGACACCTAGAATGGATGAAAAACAAGCCCTTCATTTCTGCTGA
- the MRPS21 gene encoding 28S ribosomal protein S21, mitochondrial, which produces MANHLKFIARTVMVQEGNVEGAYRTLNRILTMDGLIDDIKRRRYYEKPCRRRQRESYETCRRIYNMEMARKINFLMRKNRMDPWQGC; this is translated from the exons ATGGCAAATCACCTGAAGTTCATTGCCAGGACTGTGATGGTACAGGAAGGGAATGTGGAAGGTGCATACAGGACTTTGAACAG AATTCTTACCATGGATGGGCTTATTGATGACATCAAACGGAGGAGATACTATGAGAAGCCCTGTCGTCGACGACAGAGGGAGAGCTATGAGACTTGTCGGCGCATCTACAACATGGAAATGGCACGAAAAATTAATTTCTTGATGCGCAAGAATCGAATGGATCCATGGCAGGGCTGCTGA